In Cydia amplana chromosome 5, ilCydAmpl1.1, whole genome shotgun sequence, the genomic window CACGTAACCTCTACCCATTCTACCTTTCAACCTCTACCGTATTTTTTTCCTTGCGCTACTTTACTTAAAAAAACGAATTCTTTTATTTCGTTAGGATGGGGCCATTCGTTCGACTACGCCAGAAATATTCCAGATGTGTTTCACATATACTATGACGGCGAAAATCGCACCAACGTGGAATGTCCTAGGTTTCGATTATCTCGTAAACAACAGGGATTTCCTAAACACTAATGGGATACAAGAAGGAGTTAAATATCAAATTGTATCTGACGGTAAGTGGGTAATAATGCTTTATAATGGTCTCATAATGCACATGACACAAATGTTGCGTCGAGtgtctaaaagaaaaagttttcAGTCAACAATTGCTAAGGTGCTACGCTACGGCCACAGTTAGATTAACGTAATGGacgtagtggttatattctctttgggcaTAGCGATGCACCGACGAACTACAGCGGAACAGcattcgatttttttaaattcaactGAATTCAATTCAACAAACAAGAGTCGTGGATCTGCTAAGTTAATTAATTTCTGTCTTGTTTTAAAAgaatggcgccatcataggcGCTTAGCACACTGGATTCGATTCGCACGACGCAACGACGCGCGAACCGGATGTACATATGTCGCTATACTATAATACGCGCATAtcgttgtctcgctcaaacatcGGTGCGACGTGCGAATCGGATCCAGCGTGCTAAGCGCCGAAGTTCCAGATTTAAGGCATGAACGGGTaacctacaaaaaaaatcatttcagAATCCCACACCGATCTAACACTTAAGCCGGTGAACATAAATATAATCAAGGCAACTGAAGACATTGCCCCTGGCGAGTATGTAAGGGTTTTACCAAGGTAAgattaattttatcaaaatgatACTTATTACATGTACCTCTTCATTAGAATGCACTCTTTTGTAAAGGAAGAGAAAACGAAACAGCGGAGTGTGTTACACGGAAgccaaattatttaatatcttaCTTGCTCAAGATTCCACACCCGAAGTCCCGAACTCCTCGATGGGCTCAGATTTATTTTCTGGAGATTTGCCTTCGCTTTGGATTCCAAAACCTTTCTCGatgaaacatattttatttgctcCCTTGTAATCCATTCTAGgtatctgctattattttttAACGCAACTTTTACCTGCTTTACTCCTAGTTTGAACAAGGCTGTTGTAGAAGAATGTAGCAAGACCTTGCCTGAAATAGGAAGTTTTAAGTCTTACAAAGACATACGTAGGCACTGGAAAAACATTGTAAGTTTTTTTCCCTACTTAGCTTTTCAATAATTATTGAAGTATGgttataggacataggtataCTTACACATACCTGCCTACCtactaaatatatttacaactGGTCATCTATCACGTTTATGGCATTTTCCTTTTCGAAGATCTTAGTCACGAGGATCACTCCGAACAGCTCTCGATCCAGTGTGCTGCATTCGAGTTTCAAAACCGGTGTTTTTACGATGTTAAATTCGAACTTATTGCTGATTTTACAGAATGAATAATTTCACCTTACCTAATACAAATACCTAACAAAGTTGAGTTGTATTTCCGCAGCACGGCTACCGACTACCGGACGATGAAACTTCTTACTATTACATGATCAGGTTCTGGCGAGGAGAGCCACTGACTTATCCAGATATTTGCGTGACAAGGCATTTTCCCATTATAACGCCAATGCCTAGGTCCAAAGAGGCAAGTATATGTTGGTATTGTTGGTCTATTTAGGTCTAATGGGGCAGTTGACTGTTATGGTGTCAACTTCTATCAATACAAAATCGCTACGGACCTAGGTGTCTAATTTAAAGGAATTTACAGGAAATAGTGCTCTCAAGATTCGTGAGCTGCCTGAAAAGTAAAATACCTCACTATCTCGGTATTCCGatgacaataaaaattaaagaaacCATGGAACCGATAAAGGTAAAACGTCATTTGTTTACAAATAGGCAGGTAGCTATTATTTTACATATATCATATAGgcaggtacctatttacatattaCCTACACATGTTATGGGAGTTGATCGGTGATGAAATATTGCAATGGTGGGTTTGCATAGCATGTCTGTAATACTGTATGTGGTTGTTCCATCTAGATACtctctgattatttttttccacCTTGTGGTTGACATTTATATATTGTATTCAGCCTCCTGATGTAATAGTTTAATAAATTTGTAGGTGGCGGACGGAAGAACTCCTGTACCTCAAACTCAGGACTACCCTATCAGTCTGTGCACTCCAACGCAAAATCTTCGGCAGTTTAAATACTAACTGCTTAATGAAATAGTCTGCGTTTGGGAAAATACTTTGATTTATCtaaactaaattatttaaaattgcgTTATATGTCTAATAATTGTATATTAAAATTCAAGATTTTCACTTGTTTATTTTATGGTCATTTaaagataggtacatttttgtcacagtaattaaaatagttttaaaattagaGTCAAACTCGGGCTTCATAAAATGTcatataaataagtattgtCATTTCCTTACTATTAGAATATTCTACAAATTCAACAAAGatgaaataattatacattCGAAATTATTACTTACCTCTAGCCTAAACTACCTAAACATTAATGATTTTCTATAGCTACTTATTAATTCAAAGCTCAGTAATATATCATTGAGCGATGACCTGTGTTaagggtttttttaatatagttagTTATCAATCCAAGTTTAGGCCCGTCCATTGGGTGATGAGAGCTGGATAGGGCTTCGTTGTGTTGTGAGGGAGGGCTGGCCGGCGGTTTGGTCGAAGAATCTAGCTACGGATGGCGATAAGTTCCGATGATGTGAAGGAGTCGCGCCGCTTCGCGCATTCTGTAACAGTAAAGAGCGAACAAAAAGTGTCaacattttgatatttttcatTTTCCTTAAATCGAAAAACATTTCGAGAAAAACGCGTGTAGATATTTTAGGCAACAGAAACAAGCACCTAATTACCTACTGCTCATAAATACAGACTTTCAAACCAATATATTTACAGAAGATGGCACGAAAATccaatttcatatttatttcttaCCAGCCTGTTTTGTCTAGTAACTCTTGGCGATGACTGCGGAGTAGTGTGCGTTGTTGTCAATATACTGTCTAGCTTGTATCCCTTTGCTAACTGCTCGACGGTTTTTCCTGAAGTAACGATAAGTGACATCACACAGTGATAGCAGAGGCACGCAGAGGGTACTGCTTGACTattgaaataagtacctaatatttatataatttcaatggGTTTCGTGGACACGTacttaaatacaatacaatttagtgATGGCCATCACCCACCTATACTAAGTAAGGTACCTAAGGTAAGTACCACTACACGGTTGGAAACTTCCTCTGGAAGCCTAGTAACGGGCCGTGTTGTAGGACATACCTGTCAATGTTGTTGGGATGTGAGTATTGCATCGTCCGGTTTGTAAGATTGTCTTGATGGCAGCTATGTTATGAAAAACGATTGCGACTGCGACACCGTCTGCCAATTGAGAAGAATCGCAACATGACAATAGGAATCCCCATTTATCAGTATCCCAGTGCTTGTCAGAAAACACCGCTAATTGCAATGTGGATGCACCTACAAACATAATAAAAGATATACATTCGGACTTGGAACTTACTTTGATTTAATATTCAAAACGTTAAATAATACGAATTTACCTGAATCTCCTAACAAATGAGGGTTCGCACGATAATGTAGCAGCGTCTTCACTAGAGAGTACGCTCCAAGACGGGCTGCTAGTCGAATCGGCCATCCTCCTTCGTAATTTGGATCTAAGCCTGTACTCAGTAAATCACTTAGTTTACGTTCGTCGTTGTTGTGAATGcagtttttaattaaatctGTCTTATTTTCCATTTTGGCATAAAacctaatattttaataatcaatTACCTACTTTCAGAACTACCCTCGGTTTTGATAAGTACGTATACTTGGCGCGACTTACCGCTTTGTTCCCGCCCAAAAACTAATCGTTCCGTTTTACGTTGCTTGCTTACACGAGGTTTGTGAAAAAGTTGGATTCAATTGTGCCTGTTATTGTTGGATCGgcactatttattattaatcgGAATGATAAATGTTGTTCTTGTTTTAGCCATACCTATATTGTTAgaatatatagtgtgtcaaaggtctgtttgatttcaaacatagacagagagaatcatactatctttgttttacactagtactagcacccaaaagaaaaggatgagtatagtttttcttgttcctatttactgacaagatttggttgacccagtatattatagccattatcatttaaaaaaagttttttgtgcttatggaaaaagaaaaatacgcaCGTCTTCTGTCAGTCTTATTGCCTGTTGTGTTATGTCAGTGTCATATGCTtgtgaaataaattattgtcgTTGTTGGTTTCTTGGTTAGAATGGTTAGTTTTAATTATAACGATACAACGGTTCGGTTTTATGTTTAAACTCATGGAACAGAATGCTCTCTTAATTAATCCCTAAGTGTATTTTAAAGTGTGGCTTAAATATTTATGCGCAATCATAAATATTCATGGGTTACCACATTACCAGATGATTAGTTGTTCTTTTATAATGGGACGGTAAGactatttaaattctaatattattctaaaaatattattgacgtCCATAAAGTAAAATGTTTCCTCATAAGCAACTTGTGGTTTTATTAAGAATAGAAATACCATGTGAAATGTATGATTTCGTGGACTTACAGCCACAAAGAATGGAGAAAGATTGCAAAACGTGAAAGAAGAAGACTTATTAGACAAAATAAAGCCAAGTTACGAGGTAAGGAAGGTTTTTTTTCTTAAGTGCACTAGTAATTTTATCATGATCATACATCAaccaaatttatattttctattttcagatAACATATTGAGTCTATCAAACAGTGGCTACCAGATATGGTTAAAGCAACAAGAAGATTTAGATCTCTTTGAAAGAGAGCAAATTGAAGCTGTAAATAGGGTTGAGAATGAAAAATGGATTCAGGCAGAAAAGGTAGCCATAAAGCAATGGGAAGAATTGCAGCGTAGAAAGGAAAAACTAAAGCAGATACGGCTTGAACAGGAGGCTAAGTTAAAAATGGTAATGGAGACAATATTTCATctcattataattttaaaaataaccttTTCTGTACATAAAGATCTagaaaaaagaaagaaagaaagagtaGGTTCATAATTCCATACTATAGTCTCTGTATAATAGTTTTAGGGGTATGCTAAAAGAGAGTTATGATAATTTAAAAGTGTACACTGTCTGTAAAGACAGGAGGAGTAATCCTATTATCACAATATGTAATACAactcaatacaatacaaatactcttttactgcacacctcaataaaagaaaacaataggtACAGAAAGAAAGCAGCAACACAAGTAAAGGTGAACAACAggtggtcttatcgctaaaaaagcAATATCTTCCaaacaacctttaggtagtggaaATTAATAATACTTGTGATTATTAAACAACTTTCATTTATTGTTTTAGGCTTGTCCATGAGTTTTTCTGGATTTAAGTTGGCTTATCTGTACTTCTCTTGAACATGTGATTATTGCTTGTCACCTTAAATAGTAAAACCATTATTATGGAACATTTCAGGAAAGAGAACTGGAACAGAAAAGAAAGGATGAAGAAGAAAAGAGGCTTAAAGAAATTGAAGAGGAAAATATGCGGAAACAGCAGGCTTTCATGGAAAAGCTCGAGCAATTTCTAACTGGAGATTCAGAGGAACCTCCTGCAGAATTACTTGTGTCCAGTGAAACCAAACCAAATCATGAGCCTTGTCCTTTCTTTGTTAAGACTGGGTGTTGTAGGTTTGGTAATCATTGCTCAAGAAATCACCGGTTTCCGGGCATAAGTAGAGTAAGTCATAGTGCATGCTTCGATGCTTCACCAAGCACTATCACAGCTACACTCTGGAATAAATTGTCGCCTGTGATATTTCCGGGCCGATATGACCCTCAAGAAAAGACGTACTCTCATCTTAAATTCCGGCAACGCTCTTACAAGCCCTCTGGTGTTGCGCATGTCCATAAGCGACAGTAATCACTTCCCACCAGGCGATTCGTCTCttatttgcctcctatatcacaaAAAAGCACAGTTGACTCTATAAGCGCGAAAGCGgttaatcaataaaaaattatTAACATTTACGTGTGTCGCTAGGACTTTGGAAAGTTATTTGGTTGATtctcatttattttgttacagataatCCTGGCTGCGAACTTTTTTACTCACATTGGCATTAACAATTCATTAGACAATGATTATGATGATGACATGCTAGAACATGAATATAGTGAAACGTATAAAGCCTTCAAAGAATTCTTCTATGATGTTTTACCAGAGTTTGAAAAACATGGGAAAATATTACAGtttaaagtaagtataatttgGGTTGCAGATGCAACATGATGTATCCTTTACAAAACAATAAGTGCAATCAGCAGAAATTATTTGTGGCTGTTTGTGTAGAtactgtacagtcaagtgtaaaaatatgggtgcacacatcatactgAAAAATATGTTCCATAGTTCCATCTTagcttatgtcagcgaattaagaactatggatcatatttttgagtaagttatatgcacTCCTATTTTTACACCTGACTGTACAGTAGGTGTTTCTCATTTATGTCTAATATTACCAACTTAAACTGACCGTGTATAGTATTTATATCATTCAAAAATTTACGTAATGCTGAAGTTAGTAGGGCAAAGAGTTATTAATTGTAGATTTGTCAAGTCAAAGAAAAAGTCGTGCCCTCGAGTTTGACAGCTAAACTAGATGGTGTTATAcagtttaatatattttgtggCGCatgccagccagccagccataaAGCTTAAACCATTATCAACCCAGAAAGAGACATAAAATCAAGCACTAAAGTGATTAACCACCTCCCGAAtttttcggcccggccgaattCGAGGCACGACCCTATTTGTTGCCTATATGGGTATGGGTAACACAACACGTGAAAGCCAGTTTAAAGGCAGATTAAACAAGTAGCTCAAGGAAATCTACTAGTAATCATAATTtacgaattatttttaaattactcaTTAAGTCGATTCAGAGGGGCTATATTCCGTTTCAACAATAATTTAATCACAGCTTTGGCGTAAGAAACAGAGGTTTGTACAGTACAGTACCAATCAATTTAGTCAAAAAGGAAAACAAAAAGTCTAACTAACCTTCGGAACTTTTCAGGTATGCAATAACTATGAAAAACATCTTCGTGGAAATACCTACATAGAATTTGCGAAGTTGCGATGCGCTGTCTCTGCGTACCgcgcgttgcatacgcgttgGTTTGCCGGAAAACAACTTTCGCTACAATTTTGTCGCATAAACTCGTGGAAAACTGCGATTTGTGgtgagatttttttttgtagaatacctattaagtatttatgtagCGATATACGTAGCTAGAAACTCGTTTTGTCGGTCACATGTTTTACATCGTTTTGTAGTGACTGACAATGACAACTTCAGactgtttattatttttcaggTCTTCAATCAACAAAACGATGTCCTAAGGGTCGTTCATGTAATTTTCTCCACGTCTTCAGAAATCCTAACAATTTATTCCCACTTAACTTGGGCTATAACCAAGAATCTGAAAGGtgataatttttattaattaactacataattatatctaATACGTTTAtttctatacctacattatacatATGTGATTAAAATGTTCAGATAGTTAtacacatatttaaaaaaaaatacctaaaaaaatacataatacagATAGACTACAGAAATACTCGTACagtaataaaaagcggccaagtgcgaatcggactcgcccatgaagggttagtagttttttttaacacgtcataaatcccctaaatataggggatttataaaataaataaataaataaagttttatttcaggcaacacgTACAGTTGTACACCCATATcacaatacaattttaaagttgcAAAGCCAAGAGGAATAATTAAATAGAGACTTAaacttaaacaaaataaaagtaaaacaattaaaatagtaATATACTATTTTTTGTTCCCGTTTTGGTGCACGGAGAGCCAGTGCCTAAACATATAACAACTAATGTTGCGATACACCGACATGAGGATGGTGTTTTGCGAGCGGCGCATCCCCTCCCAAAAAGAAGCAATACGCGCGCGTATCACTGCGAAGAAGTCAGGGATTCTGGCTTCCGCGAACATGGTGGAAGCACTGCAGGAACGCGGCAGCGCCATCAGTGtccgaaatatattattatactgcaCACGGATGGCGCTGTACGATTTCCTGCAGTACCTGACCCACAGTTGACAGGTGTAGAAAGAGAGGCAATATGCATTAAATAATGTACATTTGACTCCCCTGCTACACCCGGCAAACCTGCGGGCTATCATGTTGCCACGGACAGCCAAAGCTCTTCTTTCGCGTTCCATGTCACTGTCGTCCCTCATGTCTTCCGTCAGTATATGGCCAAGATATTTGAACCGCTGCACAACACGCAGCTTCTCTCCATTTAATTTGACTTCCGGTATGTTATCCGGACCTCTTCCAGCCTTGAAAACCATCAGTTCTGTCTTAGCCATGTTGTAAATCAGCCCATGAGAATCAACATAATTCTCACAGACTGAAACCAGCTTTCTGAGACCCTTGATGGAGGGGCTGAGCAGCACCATGTCGTCAGCGTAGCTGAGACTGTTAATACAGACGTCACCCACGTGACACCCAACTCCAGTGCTCCTCAGCCTCCCCATCAAGTCATTGACGTAAAGGTTAAAGAGGTCCGGAGAAGTAAGTCCACCCTGGCGTACCCCGCATTCTAATCTATAACTATTAGATGTCGTGTCGCCCCATTTCACACAGTTGGATTGGTTTCCGTACCAGCACTCGAACACGCGTACCAAGTCCTCAGGTACTCCGGAGCCGCGCATTTTACCCCACAGAATTTCATAATTCACAAGGTCGAATGCACGGCTAAGGTCGAGAAAGCATGCGTAGACCGAAGTATTGTTACTCACGTAGTGGTCCACCGCATGTTTCAGACTTACGATCGCGGAATCGGTCGAGAGACCGGGACGGAAACCAAATTGCGCGTCGTCTATTCTGAGAGCCTTGAGTAGTCTGGGCTGCAGCAACCGCTCAAATATCTTGCCCACCACCGTTCCAAGGGAGATAGGTCGGTAGTTAGCCGATGATGACAAGTCTCCTGTTCGGTTCTTGGCAATCGGGACGACAATGGTATGTATCATGTCTGCAGGAAGATGAGAGTACCGCAAACATAGATTAAATAAGGTGCAAAGTTTCCCATAGATGACGTCACCCGAAAAAAGTATGTGCTCAAGGCTAAGGTCATCATGGCCTGGCGATTTGCCTCGCTTCATGTTTCTAACTACCTTCGCGACTTCTTCAGCAGAGAAACGTTATGTCGTGttcaaaaaaactacttaagtactagatctcgttcaaaccaattttcggtggaagtttacatggtaatgtacatcatatatctttttttagttttatcattctcttattttagaagttacaggggtggagacacacgtatgggtttgaagaaaaacatttttttgagtttcagttctaagtatggggaacccccaaaatttattgtttttttttctatttttgtgtgaaaatcttaatgcggtttacagaatacatctacttaccaagtttcaacagtataggtttTATAGTTTCgggaaaaagtggctgtgacatacggacggacagacagacatgacgaatccataagggttccgttttttgccatttggctacggaaccctaaaaatgaatgtttgacGGCGAATTACGTTGTCGCTTCACTTATTTCACAACGTGGTTTCAAT contains:
- the LOC134648497 gene encoding uncharacterized protein C18orf63-like, with translation MDHSYHCSIKNPDLRNTGYIVAMANIEDKHDRSTPSHFHWKILKCRMIIFSNSSILACPDKKDVKQVHIVFNKVGDDYDKLNSLFIKFSLIQDGAIRSTTPEIFQMCFTYTMTAKIAPTWNVLGFDYLVNNRDFLNTNGIQEGVKYQIVSDESHTDLTLKPVNINIIKATEDIAPGEYVRVLPSLNKAVVEECSKTLPEIGSFKSYKDIRRHWKNIHGYRLPDDETSYYYMIRFWRGEPLTYPDICVTRHFPIITPMPRSKEEIVLSRFVSCLKSKIPHYLGIPMTIKIKETMEPIKVADGRTPVPQTQDYPISLCTPTQNLRQFKY
- the LOC134648498 gene encoding uncharacterized protein LOC134648498 — encoded protein: MENKTDLIKNCIHNNDERKLSDLLSTGLDPNYEGGWPIRLAARLGAYSLVKTLLHYRANPHLLGDSGASTLQLAVFSDKHWDTDKWGFLLSCCDSSQLADGVAVAIVFHNIAAIKTILQTGRCNTHIPTTLTGKTVEQLAKGYKLDSILTTTHTTPQSSPRVTRQNRLNARSGATPSHHRNLSPSVARFFDQTAGQPSLTTQRSPIQLSSPNGRA
- the LOC134648248 gene encoding U2 small nuclear ribonucleoprotein auxiliary factor 35 kDa subunit-related protein 2 → MISCSFIMGRHKEWRKIAKRERRRLIRQNKAKLRDNILSLSNSGYQIWLKQQEDLDLFEREQIEAVNRVENEKWIQAEKVAIKQWEELQRRKEKLKQIRLEQEAKLKMERELEQKRKDEEEKRLKEIEEENMRKQQAFMEKLEQFLTGDSEEPPAELLVSSETKPNHEPCPFFVKTGCCRFGNHCSRNHRFPGISRIILAANFFTHIGINNSLDNDYDDDMLEHEYSETYKAFKEFFYDVLPEFEKHGKILQFKVCNNYEKHLRGNTYIEFAKLRCAVSAYRALHTRWFAGKQLSLQFCRINSWKTAICGLQSTKRCPKGRSCNFLHVFRNPNNLFPLNLGYNQESERKRRTPPRSWRWSESPEVEIPRRRRSRSRSRERSRREPRRDERRRDSKRSRGPTVAFPAEEP